In a genomic window of Streptomyces sp. NBC_01231:
- a CDS encoding multifunctional oxoglutarate decarboxylase/oxoglutarate dehydrogenase thiamine pyrophosphate-binding subunit/dihydrolipoyllysine-residue succinyltransferase subunit, which produces MSPQSPSNSSISTDTDQAGKNPAAAFGPNEWLVDEIYQQYLQDPNSVDRAWWDFFADYKPGAAAASAPAGTAAAGAAGTTTPAPAPSTPAAPPAQAQAPVPAPAAAPAPAAKPAAAPAPAKAAPAAPAPAQAAKPAAAKPAAKAAPAAASADGPETVTLRGPAAAVAKNMNASLELPTATSVRAVPVKLLFDNRIVINNHLKRARGGKISFTHLIGYAMVQAIKAMPSMNWHYAEKDGKPTLVKPQHVTFGLAIDLVKPNGDRQLVVAGIKKAETLNFFEFWQAYEDIVRRARDGKLTMDDFTGVTVSLTNPGGLGTVHSVPRLMPGQSVIMGVGSMDYPAEFQGTSQDTLNKLGISKVMTLTSTYDHRVIQGAASGEFLRIVANLLLGEGGFYDEIFEALRIPYEPVRWLKDIDASHDDDVTKAARVFELIHSYRVRGHVMADTDPLEYRQRKHPDLDITEHGLTLWDLEREFAVGGFAGKSLMKLRDILGVLRDSYCRTTGVEFMHIQDPKQRKWIQDRIERSHTKPEREEQLRILRRLNAAEAFETFLQTKYVGQKRFSLEGGESVIPLLDAVIDSAAESRLDEVVIGMAHRGRLNVLANIVGKSYAQIFREFEGNLDPKSMHGSGDVKYHLGAEGTFTGLDGEQIKVSLAANPSHLEAVDPILEGIARAKQDIINKGGTDFTVLPVALHGDAAFAGQGVVAETLNMSQLRGYRTGGTVHVVINNQVGFTAAPESSRSSMYATDVARMIEAPIFHVNGDDPEAVVRVARLAFEFRQAFNKDVVIDLICYRRRGHNESDNPAFTQPLMYDLIDKKRSVRKLYTESLIGRGDITLEEAEQALQDYQGQLEKVFTEVREATSQPASVESADPQAEFPVTVNTAISTEVVKRIAESQVNVPDNITVHPRLLPQLQRRATMVEDGTIDWGMGETLAVGSLLLEGVPVRLSGQDSQRGTFGQRHAVIIDRETGDEFTPLMYLSEDQARYNVYNSLLSEYAVMGFEYGYSLARPDALVMWEAQFGDFVNGAQTVVDEFISSAEQKWSQTSGVTLLLPHGYEGQGPDHSSARPERFLQLCAQNNMTVAMPTLPSNYFHLLRWQVHNPHHKPLVVFTPKSMLRLKAAASKAEEFTTGQFRPVIGDATVDPAAVKKVVFTAGKVYYDLEAERKKREATDTAIIRIERLYPLPGAELQAEIAKYPNAEKYLWAQEEPANQGAWPFIALNLIDHLDLAVGADVPHGERLRRISRPHGSSPAVGSAKRHQAEQEQLVREVFEA; this is translated from the coding sequence GTGTCGCCACAGTCCCCCAGTAACTCGAGCATCTCGACCGACACCGACCAAGCGGGGAAGAACCCCGCGGCCGCGTTCGGACCCAATGAGTGGCTCGTCGACGAGATCTATCAGCAGTACCTCCAGGACCCGAACTCGGTAGACCGTGCCTGGTGGGACTTCTTCGCCGACTACAAGCCGGGTGCGGCCGCCGCCTCGGCTCCGGCGGGTACTGCGGCCGCGGGGGCCGCAGGGACCACCACCCCGGCTCCGGCCCCATCCACGCCTGCCGCCCCGCCGGCCCAGGCCCAGGCGCCCGTACCGGCCCCGGCTGCCGCTCCGGCACCCGCCGCGAAGCCCGCCGCCGCTCCGGCGCCCGCCAAGGCCGCGCCCGCCGCGCCGGCTCCGGCCCAGGCCGCGAAGCCCGCCGCCGCCAAGCCGGCGGCCAAGGCCGCGCCCGCCGCGGCGTCGGCGGACGGTCCGGAAACGGTGACGCTGCGCGGCCCCGCCGCCGCGGTCGCGAAGAACATGAACGCCTCCCTGGAACTGCCCACGGCCACGTCCGTGCGCGCCGTCCCGGTGAAGCTGCTCTTCGACAACCGCATCGTCATCAACAACCACCTCAAGCGCGCCCGGGGCGGGAAGATCTCCTTCACGCACCTGATCGGCTACGCGATGGTGCAGGCCATCAAGGCCATGCCGTCGATGAACTGGCACTACGCGGAGAAGGACGGGAAGCCCACCCTCGTCAAGCCGCAGCACGTCACCTTCGGCCTGGCCATCGACCTGGTGAAGCCGAACGGCGACCGCCAGCTCGTCGTCGCCGGCATCAAGAAGGCCGAGACGCTGAACTTCTTCGAGTTCTGGCAGGCCTACGAGGACATCGTCCGGCGCGCCCGCGACGGCAAGCTCACGATGGACGACTTCACCGGTGTCACGGTCTCCCTGACCAACCCCGGCGGCCTCGGCACCGTCCACTCGGTCCCGCGTCTGATGCCCGGCCAGTCGGTCATCATGGGCGTCGGTTCGATGGACTACCCGGCGGAGTTCCAGGGCACCTCCCAGGACACCCTGAACAAGCTCGGCATCTCGAAGGTCATGACGCTCACGTCGACCTACGACCACCGGGTCATCCAGGGCGCCGCGTCCGGCGAGTTCCTGCGGATCGTCGCGAACCTCCTCCTCGGCGAGGGCGGTTTCTACGACGAGATCTTCGAGGCCCTGCGCATCCCCTACGAGCCGGTCCGCTGGCTCAAGGACATCGACGCCAGCCACGACGACGACGTCACCAAGGCCGCCCGGGTCTTCGAGCTGATCCACTCCTACCGGGTCCGCGGCCACGTCATGGCCGACACCGACCCGCTGGAGTACCGCCAGCGCAAGCACCCCGACCTCGACATCACCGAGCACGGGCTCACCCTCTGGGACCTGGAGCGCGAGTTCGCCGTCGGCGGCTTCGCGGGCAAGTCCCTGATGAAGCTGCGCGACATCCTCGGTGTGCTGCGCGACTCGTACTGCCGCACCACCGGCGTCGAGTTCATGCACATCCAGGACCCGAAGCAGCGCAAGTGGATCCAGGACCGCATCGAGCGCTCGCACACCAAGCCGGAGCGCGAGGAGCAGCTGCGCATCCTGCGCCGTCTGAACGCGGCGGAGGCCTTCGAGACCTTCCTGCAGACGAAGTACGTCGGCCAGAAGCGCTTCTCCCTGGAGGGCGGCGAGTCCGTCATCCCGCTGCTGGACGCGGTCATCGACTCGGCGGCGGAGTCCCGTCTCGACGAGGTCGTCATCGGCATGGCCCACCGAGGCCGGCTGAACGTCCTGGCGAACATCGTCGGCAAGTCGTACGCGCAGATCTTCCGCGAGTTCGAGGGCAACCTCGACCCGAAGTCGATGCACGGCTCCGGCGACGTGAAGTACCACCTGGGCGCCGAGGGCACCTTCACGGGCCTGGACGGCGAGCAGATCAAGGTCTCGCTGGCCGCCAACCCCTCGCACCTGGAGGCGGTCGACCCGATCCTCGAGGGCATCGCCCGCGCCAAGCAGGACATCATCAACAAGGGCGGCACGGACTTCACGGTCCTGCCGGTGGCCCTGCACGGCGACGCGGCCTTCGCGGGCCAGGGCGTGGTGGCCGAGACCCTGAACATGTCGCAGCTGCGCGGTTACCGCACGGGCGGCACGGTCCACGTGGTCATCAACAACCAGGTCGGCTTCACCGCGGCACCCGAGTCCTCGCGTTCCTCCATGTACGCGACGGACGTGGCCCGCATGATCGAGGCCCCGATCTTCCACGTGAACGGCGACGACCCGGAAGCGGTCGTGCGCGTCGCGCGGCTGGCCTTCGAGTTCCGTCAGGCGTTCAACAAGGACGTGGTGATCGACCTCATCTGCTACCGCCGCCGCGGTCACAACGAGTCCGACAACCCGGCCTTCACCCAGCCGCTGATGTACGACCTGATCGACAAGAAGCGCTCGGTGCGCAAGCTGTACACCGAGTCCCTGATCGGTCGCGGCGACATCACCCTGGAGGAGGCCGAGCAGGCGCTGCAGGACTACCAGGGCCAGCTGGAGAAGGTCTTCACGGAGGTCCGCGAGGCCACCTCGCAGCCGGCCTCGGTGGAGTCCGCGGACCCGCAGGCGGAGTTCCCGGTGACGGTCAACACGGCCATCTCCACGGAGGTCGTCAAGCGGATCGCCGAGTCCCAGGTCAACGTCCCGGACAACATCACCGTCCACCCGCGTCTGCTTCCGCAGCTGCAGCGCCGGGCGACGATGGTCGAGGACGGCACGATCGACTGGGGCATGGGCGAGACGCTGGCCGTCGGTTCCCTCCTCCTGGAGGGCGTCCCGGTCCGGCTGTCCGGCCAGGACTCGCAGCGCGGCACCTTCGGCCAGCGCCATGCGGTGATCATCGACCGTGAGACCGGCGACGAGTTCACGCCGCTGATGTACCTGTCCGAGGACCAGGCGCGCTACAACGTCTACAACTCCCTCCTGTCCGAGTACGCGGTCATGGGCTTCGAGTACGGCTACTCGCTGGCCCGCCCCGACGCGCTCGTCATGTGGGAGGCGCAGTTCGGCGACTTCGTCAACGGCGCGCAGACGGTCGTGGACGAGTTCATCTCGTCGGCGGAGCAGAAGTGGAGCCAGACGAGCGGCGTCACGCTGCTGCTCCCCCACGGCTACGAGGGCCAGGGCCCGGACCACTCGTCCGCCCGCCCGGAGCGCTTCCTCCAGCTGTGCGCGCAGAACAACATGACGGTCGCGATGCCGACGCTCCCGTCGAACTACTTCCACCTCCTGCGGTGGCAGGTGCACAACCCGCACCACAAGCCGCTGGTCGTCTTCACCCCGAAGTCGATGCTGCGCCTGAAGGCGGCGGCCTCGAAGGCGGAGGAGTTCACGACGGGCCAGTTCCGCCCGGTCATCGGCGACGCGACGGTGGACCCGGCGGCGGTCAAGAAGGTCGTCTTCACCGCGGGCAAGGTCTACTACGACCTCGAGGCCGAGCGGAAGAAGCGCGAAGCGACGGACACGGCGATCATCCGCATCGAGCGCCTGTACCCGCTCCCGGGTGCCGAGCTCCAGGCCGAGATCGCCAAGTACCCGAACGCCGAGAAGTACCTGTGGGCCCAGGAGGAGCCGGCGAACCAGGGTGCCTGGCCGTTCATCGCCCTCAACCTGATCGACCACCTGGACCTCGCGGTCGGCGCGGACGTGCCCCACGGGGAGCGGCTGCGGCGGATCTCCCGTCCGCACGGCTCCTCGCCGGCGGTGGGTT
- a CDS encoding ATP-binding protein, with protein MSEGSAGRRGPGESWGGVRPFSIKTKLGALVVTSVLITTGLSMIAVQTKTELRFITVFSMIATLLITQFVAHSLTAPLDEMNAVARSISHGDYTRRVRENRRDELGDLAETINRMADELEAQERQRKELVANVSHELRTPIAGLRAVLENIVDGVTQADPETMRTALKQTERLGRLVETLLDLSRLDNGVVPLRKRRFEVWPYLSGVLKEANMVASARAGIASGSGSHTRTDVHLHLDVSPPELTAHADPERIHQVVANLIDNAVKHSPPHGRVTVKARRGARSESLELEVLDEGPGIPRSEWHRVFERFNRGSVNRPHGPGSDGGTGLGLAIARWAVDLHGGRIGVAESERGCRILVTLPGLPSLPS; from the coding sequence ATGAGCGAGGGTTCGGCCGGACGGAGAGGCCCCGGGGAATCCTGGGGCGGCGTACGCCCGTTCTCGATCAAGACCAAACTGGGCGCGCTGGTCGTCACGTCGGTGCTGATCACCACCGGCCTGTCGATGATCGCGGTGCAGACCAAGACGGAGCTGCGCTTCATCACGGTCTTCTCGATGATCGCCACACTGCTCATTACGCAGTTCGTGGCGCATTCGCTCACCGCTCCGCTGGACGAGATGAACGCGGTGGCCCGCTCCATCTCGCACGGCGACTACACCCGCCGGGTGCGGGAGAACCGCCGCGACGAGCTGGGCGACCTGGCCGAGACGATCAACCGCATGGCGGACGAGCTGGAGGCCCAGGAGCGGCAGCGCAAGGAGCTCGTGGCGAATGTCTCGCACGAGCTGCGCACGCCGATCGCGGGCCTGCGGGCGGTCCTGGAGAACATCGTCGACGGTGTGACCCAGGCCGACCCGGAAACCATGCGGACGGCCCTGAAACAGACCGAGCGGCTCGGCCGCCTGGTCGAGACGCTGCTGGACCTGTCCAGGCTGGACAACGGGGTCGTACCGCTGCGGAAGCGGCGTTTCGAGGTGTGGCCCTACCTGTCGGGCGTGCTGAAGGAGGCCAACATGGTCGCCTCGGCGCGCGCCGGCATCGCCTCCGGCTCCGGCAGTCACACCCGTACGGACGTCCATCTGCACCTGGACGTGTCCCCGCCGGAGCTGACCGCGCACGCGGACCCGGAGCGGATCCACCAGGTTGTGGCGAATCTCATCGACAACGCGGTCAAGCACAGTCCGCCGCACGGCCGGGTCACGGTGAAGGCGCGGCGCGGGGCCCGGTCCGAGTCCCTGGAGCTGGAGGTGCTCGACGAGGGGCCCGGCATTCCGAGGTCGGAGTGGCACCGGGTCTTCGAGCGGTTCAACCGCGGCAGCGTCAACCGGCCGCACGGGCCCGGCAGCGACGGCGGTACGGGCCTCGGTCTGGCGATCGCCCGCTGGGCTGTGGATCTGCACGGCGGCCGGATCGGAGTGGCCGAATCCGAGCGCGGCTGCCGGATCCTTGTCACCCTTCCGGGTCTTCCCTCTTTGCCAAGTTGA
- a CDS encoding response regulator transcription factor yields the protein MEQTHTSHNGTAATQGAQRRVLVVEDDPTIVDAIATRLRAEGFLVQTAVDGPSAVDTAEAWQPDLLILDIMLPGFDGLEVCRRVQAARPVPVMMLTARDDETDMLVGLGVGADDYMTKPFSMRELAARVHVLLRRVERAALAAATPRSGILRLGELEIDHAQRRVRVRSEDVHLTPTEFDLLVCLANTPRAVLSREQLLAEVWDWADASGTRTVDSHIKALRRKIGAERIRTVHGVGYALETPTP from the coding sequence ATGGAGCAGACACACACCTCCCACAACGGCACGGCGGCAACCCAGGGCGCGCAGCGCCGGGTTCTGGTCGTCGAGGACGATCCGACGATCGTGGACGCCATCGCGACCCGCCTGCGCGCCGAGGGATTCCTCGTGCAAACGGCGGTGGACGGTCCGTCCGCCGTGGACACGGCCGAGGCCTGGCAGCCCGATCTGCTGATCCTCGACATCATGCTGCCCGGCTTCGACGGCCTGGAGGTCTGCCGACGCGTGCAGGCCGCCCGGCCGGTGCCGGTGATGATGCTCACCGCGCGGGACGACGAGACCGACATGCTGGTCGGTCTCGGAGTCGGCGCCGACGACTACATGACCAAGCCGTTCTCGATGCGCGAGCTGGCGGCGCGGGTGCACGTGCTGCTGCGCCGGGTCGAGCGGGCCGCGCTGGCCGCCGCCACTCCGCGCAGCGGCATCCTGCGGCTCGGCGAGCTGGAGATCGACCACGCGCAGCGCCGGGTACGGGTGCGCTCCGAGGACGTCCATCTGACGCCGACGGAGTTCGACCTGCTGGTCTGCCTGGCGAACACCCCGCGCGCGGTGCTCTCCCGCGAGCAGCTGCTGGCCGAGGTCTGGGACTGGGCGGACGCCTCCGGCACCCGTACGGTCGACAGCCACATCAAGGCGCTGCGCCGGAAGATCGGCGCCGAGCGGATCCGCACGGTGCACGGTGTGGGCTACGCCCTGGAGACGCCGACGCCATGA
- a CDS encoding spermidine synthase, whose amino-acid sequence MRTPNDTPEVLDRREGPHGEVVLRRHGGLLQIIANGCFLMDTSDGRSERRLVDAALEALDGRAEPSVLIGGLGVGFSLAHAAADPRWGRITVVEREAAVIDWHREGPLSALSAPALADPRTDILKTDLVAFVNETCDTFDALCLDIDNGPDWTVTEGNHGLYSPAGLSCCARVLRPGGVLAVWSARPSPEFEGTLRNAGFQQVRTEEIPVARGVPDVVHLAVRPG is encoded by the coding sequence GTGCGCACTCCGAACGACACTCCCGAGGTCCTGGACCGTCGCGAGGGCCCGCACGGCGAGGTCGTGCTGCGACGCCATGGTGGGCTGCTTCAGATCATCGCCAACGGGTGCTTCCTGATGGACACGTCCGACGGCCGCTCGGAGCGACGACTGGTCGACGCGGCGCTGGAGGCTCTCGACGGACGGGCCGAGCCGAGTGTGCTGATCGGGGGTCTCGGCGTGGGCTTCTCGCTCGCACACGCCGCCGCCGATCCCCGCTGGGGCCGCATCACGGTGGTCGAGCGCGAGGCCGCCGTGATCGACTGGCATCGTGAGGGGCCGTTGTCCGCCCTCTCCGCCCCCGCCCTCGCCGATCCGCGCACCGACATTCTGAAAACCGATCTGGTCGCATTCGTCAATGAGACATGCGACACATTCGACGCCCTGTGCCTCGACATCGACAACGGGCCCGACTGGACGGTGACTGAGGGCAACCACGGCCTCTACTCACCAGCCGGACTCTCCTGCTGCGCAAGGGTGTTGAGGCCGGGAGGGGTACTGGCGGTATGGTCCGCCCGACCCTCTCCGGAATTCGAGGGAACCTTGCGGAATGCCGGGTTCCAACAGGTGCGTACCGAAGAGATCCCGGTTGCCCGGGGCGTTCCGGACGTCGTGCATCTCGCCGTCCGACCTGGATAG